The following proteins are co-located in the Pomacea canaliculata isolate SZHN2017 linkage group LG10, ASM307304v1, whole genome shotgun sequence genome:
- the LOC112573377 gene encoding uncharacterized protein LOC112573377 isoform X3, whose translation MANSIMSSSSESSSLEQPPTVQYPKGQPPTDPYLKDQPPMDPPLTDFNPMRSSHSCPCVKDPPPIELPKDPLPIELPKDSHSSNESVVLQEEAETRDYFAYAVLSALFFLPVGIFAIVCSYQTMLACEKKDFEAATTYSRMTRMFMAASIICGIVTYILIGVYLPGGTS comes from the exons ATGGCGAACAGCATCATGTCTTCTTCATCTGAATCGTCATCGCTGGAACAACCACCCACTGTTCAATACCCGAAAGGACAACCACCAACGGATCCATACCTGAAGGATCAACCACCGATGGACCCACCGCTCACGGATTTTAACCCGATGAGATCATCACATTCGTGTCCATGCGTAAAGGATCCACCACCGATTGAATTACCGAAGGATCCACTACCGATTGAATTACCGAAGGATTCACACTCTTCTAATGAGAGTGTCGTTTTG CAGGAGGAAGCCGAAACTAGAGACTACTTCGCCTATGCTGTCCTCTCTGCCCTCTTTTTTCTCCCTGTTGGCATCTTTGCCATCGTATGCTCATATCAG ACAATGCTGGCATGTGAGAAGAAAGATTTCGAAGCTGCTACTACTTACAGCAGGATGACCAGAATGTTCATGGCCGCTTCAATCATTTGTGGCATAGTAACATACATACTCATCGGCGTCTATCTTCCGGGTGGTACATCCTAG